A window from Pararge aegeria chromosome 6, ilParAegt1.1, whole genome shotgun sequence encodes these proteins:
- the LOC120624411 gene encoding GTP-binding protein 10 homolog — protein MVFLSRTWFAIKEFKRPRKFLRSKFIDTVRLHVKGGTGGTGLPKFGGLGGQGGCIYCVGKEEANLGSIMTKYRGKTVTAGHGEDSRKTKIVGNPGADVKLEVPLGVTIYREDGQVLGSVDKQDELLIVARGGPGGTKDNNFLGHFGQTHHIRLDLKLIADVGLVGFPNAGKSSLLRAISRAKPRIANYPFTTIKPNKGIIHYKDLRQISIADLPGLIEGAHNNVGLGHKFLKHVERTKLLLFITDVHGFKLSHKYPFRSCLETIMLLNKELELYDEDLLDKPAILAVNKLDLPGAKEKFLEVKEAFRNMDNILKTLPEEIKPNKVIKFEDIIGISALKGESIEELKNLVRKRLDEYAEENNPDIVDASTLLRKNRAIVKERGSQVT, from the coding sequence atggTGTTTCTCAGTAGAACGTGGTTTGCAATTAAAGAATTTAAACGCCCCCGGAAGTTTCTTCGCAGTAAGTTTATCGACACAGTAAGACTACACGTAAAAGGTGGCACTGGAGGGACCGGCTTACCAAAATTTGGAGGGCTCGGTGGACAAGGAGGATGTATATATTGTGTGGGCAAAGAAGAAGCCAATTTAGGGTCTATCATGACTAAATATCGAGGCAAAACTGTTACTGCAGGACATGGTGAAGACAGtcgtaaaacaaaaattgttgGCAATCCCGGGGCTGACGTGAAGCTTGAGGTCCCGCTCGGTGTTACAATCTATAGAGAAGACGGACAAGTCTTAGGATCGGTTGACAAACAAGATGAGTTACTTATAGTCGCGCGCGGAGGTCCAGGGGGCACCAAAGACAACAACTTTCTCGGACACTTTGGTCAAACACATCACATACGGTTAGACTTGAAATTAATCGCTGATGTTGGCCTTGTTGGGTTCCCGAACGCAGGAAAAAGTTCATTGTTACGAGCAATATCTAGGGCCAAGCCAAGAATAGCAAACTATCCCTTCACCACAATAAAACCTAACAAAGGTATTATTCACTATAAGGATTTGCGGCAGATATCGATAGCAGATCTACCTGGTCTAATAGAAGGTGCACACAATAATGTTGGACTAGGTCACAAGTTCTTAAAGCATGTTGAGAGaacaaaattattactatttataactGACGTACATGGTTTTAAATTGAGCCATAAGTACCCATTCAGGTCTTGTCTGGAAACAATTATGCTCTTAAACAAAGAATTGGAGCTGTATGATGAAGATTTATTAGATAAGCCTGCAATATTAGCTGTAAATAAATTGGATCTACCAGGTGCAAAAGAAAAGTTCTTAGAAGTTAAAGAAGCGTTTAGAAATatggataatattttaaaaaccttacctgaggaaataaaaccaaataaagttatcaaatttGAAGATATCATTGGTATATCAGCCTTGAAAGGTGAATCTATTGAAGAGTTAAAGAACTTGGTGAGGAAACGTTTAGATGAGTATGCAGAGGAAAATAACCCTGATATTGTCGATGCAAGTACGCTTTTGAGGAAGAACAGAGCTATTGTGAAAGAAAGGGGGTCTCAGGTGAcctaa